One window of Camelina sativa cultivar DH55 chromosome 4, Cs, whole genome shotgun sequence genomic DNA carries:
- the LOC104779553 gene encoding protein indeterminate-domain 5, chloroplastic-like: MAASSSSAASFFGVRQDDQSHLLPPNSSAAAPPPPPPHHQPPQPPLEAPPQKKKRNQPRTPNSDAEVIALSPKTLMATNRFICEVCNKGFQREQNLQLHRRGHNLPWKLKQKSTKEVKRKVYLCPEPSCVHHDPSRALGDLTGIKKHYYRKHGEKKWKCDKCSKRYAVQSDWKAHSKTCGTKEYRCDCGTLFSRRDSFITHRAFCDALAQESARHPTSLTSLPSHHFPYGQNTNNSNNNTSSMILGLSHMGAPQNLDHQSSDVLRLGSGGGGAASRSSSDLIAANASGYFMQEQNPSFHDQQDHHHHHHQQGFLAANNNIKPSPMSFQQNLMQFSHDNHNPASSNLFNLSFLSGNNGVTSATSNPNAPAAAAVSSGNLMMSNHYDGENAVGGGGEGSTGLFPNNLMSSADRISSGSVPSLFSSSMQNPNSTPHMSATALLQKAAQMGSTSSNNNNNGSNNNNNNNNNNNNNNNNNASSILRSFGSGMYGENESNLQDLMNSFSNPGATGSVNGVDSPFGSYGGVNKGLSADKQSMTRDFLGVGQIVRSMSGSGGFQQQQQQQQQQQQQQQQQQQHGNSRERVGSSSDSADRSSMNVNTGGGPASTSPPYGIHHASF; the protein is encoded by the exons ATGGCTGCTTCTTCATCCTCCGCTGCTTCCTTCTTTGGAGTCCGACAAGATGATCAATCTCACCTTCTTCCTCCTAATTCCTCCGCCGCagctccacctcctcctcctcctcaccaCCAGCCACCACAGCCACCGCTTGAAGCTCCACcgcagaaaaagaagagaaaccaaCCAAGAACTCCAA ATTCCGATGCGGAAGTGATAGCTTTATCTCCAAAGACACTAATGGCTACAAACAGATTCATATGTGAAGTATGCAACAAAGGTTTTCAAAGAGAACAGAATCTACAACTTCACAGAAGAGGACACAATCTTCCATGGAAACTCAAACAGAAATCGACCAAAGAAGTGAAGAGGAAAGTGTATCTTTGTCCGGAGCCCTCGTGCGTTCACCATGACCCGTCACGTGCTCTCGGAGACCTCACCGGAATCAAGAAACATTACTACCGTAAACACGGTGAAAAGAAGTGGAAATGCGATAAATGCTCTAAGCGTTACGCTGTTCAGTCTGATTGGAAAGCTCACTCCAAGACTTGTGGTACCAAAGAGTATCGTTGTGACTGTGGTACACTCTTCTCTCG TCGAGACAGTTTCATCACGCATAGAGCTTTCTGTGACGCGTTGGCTCAAGAGAGTGCGAGACACCCAACTTCTTTGACTTCTTTGCCAAGTCATCACTTCCCGTACGGACAAAACACCAACAACTCCAACAACAACACGTCAAGCATGATCCTTGGTTTGTCTCACATGGGGGCCCCACAGAATCTTGATCACCAGTCCAGCGACGTTCTCCGTCTTGgaagcggcggaggaggagcCGCATCACGCTCTTCCTCTGATCTCATTGCTGCAAATGCTTCAGGCTACTTCATGCAAGAGCAAAACCCTAGCTTTCATGATCAACAagaccaccatcatcatcatcatcaacaaggGTTCTTGGCTGCGAACAATAACATCAAGCCATCACCGATGAGTTTTCAACAGAATCTGATGCAGTTCTCACATGATAACCATAACCCTGCTTCCTCCAATCTCTTCAATCTCAGCTTCCTCTCTGGAAACAACGGAGTTACTTCTGCGACAAGCAACCCTAATGCTCCCGCCGCTGCTGCTGTTTCGTCGGGTAATCTTATGATGTCAAACCATTATGATGGAGAAAATGcagttggaggaggaggagaaggaagcaCTGGTCTCTTCCCTAACAATCTGATGAGTTCTGCGGATAGAATCAGCTCAGGATCAGTCCCTTCACTCTTTAGTTCATCAAtgcaaaatccaaattcaacacCTCACATGTCAGCAACTGCACTACTTCAAAAAGCTGCTCAAATGGGTTCAACctcaagcaacaacaacaacaacggaagcaacaacaacaacaacaacaacaacaacaacaacaacaacaataataacaatGCCTCATCGATCCTAAGAAGCTTTGGGAGTGGCATGTATGGAGAAAACGAGAGTAATCTTCAGGATTTGATGAACTCTTTCTCTAACCCCGGCGCGACAGGAAGCGTTAACGGAGTAGACTCTCCTTTTGGTTCATACGGAGGAGTAAACAAAGGGTTAAGCGCTGATAAACAGAGCATGACTAGAGACTTTCTTGGAGTTGGACAGATCGTAAGAAGTATGAGTGGAAGCGGAGGGTttcaacagcagcagcagcaacaacaacaacaacaacaacaacaacagcaacaacaacaacatggaaATAGTAGAGAAAGAGTTGGCTCGTCGTCGGATTCCGCCGATAGAAGCAGCATGAATGTGAATACCGGTGGTGGTCCGGCAAGTACTTCACCACCTTATGGAATCCATCATGCGAGTTTCTAA